The Streptococcaceae bacterium ESL0729 genome has a segment encoding these proteins:
- a CDS encoding HAD-IIB family hydrolase — translation MIHVFDLDGTLVFNGVSFREDIKDALNQLIDEGQEVIFASARPIRDMLPLLEDFSSAHFIGGNGLIIKDKKGNIEVLAAINEEATQRIEEIISNYQVSYLIDGSFDYAASIPDSHPIKKQVDPGNLAQKVERKKISPAIKILLLDLKDDIYEAVYRELTDNFDGELEIYKHRAEGGIDISAAGVNKYSSLKRYLPEGAAYTAWGNDANDIKLINNASRAYLVNPAGEVLKECQHHENLTIIPGQDYVAGSILDNQRKCYNI, via the coding sequence ATGATTCACGTTTTTGACCTTGATGGAACTTTGGTTTTTAATGGGGTAAGTTTTAGAGAAGACATAAAAGATGCCCTCAATCAGCTAATTGATGAGGGACAGGAGGTAATTTTTGCCTCAGCTCGTCCAATCAGGGACATGCTACCACTTTTGGAAGACTTTTCAAGTGCCCATTTTATTGGTGGCAATGGTTTAATTATTAAAGATAAAAAAGGAAATATTGAGGTTCTTGCGGCCATTAATGAGGAAGCAACTCAAAGGATAGAAGAGATTATTAGTAACTATCAAGTAAGTTATCTGATTGATGGAAGCTTTGACTATGCAGCAAGCATTCCTGATAGTCATCCTATAAAGAAGCAAGTTGATCCTGGGAATTTGGCTCAAAAGGTGGAGAGAAAAAAGATATCACCTGCAATTAAGATACTTTTACTTGATTTAAAAGATGATATTTATGAGGCAGTGTACCGGGAGCTTACGGATAATTTTGATGGGGAGCTTGAAATTTATAAGCACAGGGCTGAAGGAGGCATAGATATAAGTGCGGCAGGTGTTAATAAATATTCAAGTCTTAAAAGATACCTGCCAGAAGGTGCCGCATACACCGCTTGGGGAAATGATGCTAATGATATTAAGCTCATAAACAATGCCAGTAGGGCCTATTTGGTCAATCCCGCAGGGGAAGTGTTAAAAGAATGCCAGCACCATGAAAACTTAACCATTATTCCTGGACAAGATTATGTGGCTGGGAGTATTTTGGACAACCAAAGGAAATGTTATAATATCTGA
- a CDS encoding type II toxin-antitoxin system HicB family antitoxin translates to MDNFFVCPVIISEEKGEIKPYLTYIPAIDIYIQANSVAESMELARNTLGEYSLKNELPASSYELPQASGEDDLVTLIDVDVRAYKAKYDTRPVKKTVNIPKYLNDLGMERKLNFSDLLKRALIDELRL, encoded by the coding sequence ATGGATAATTTTTTTGTTTGCCCAGTAATTATTAGCGAAGAAAAGGGAGAAATAAAGCCCTACCTAACATATATTCCTGCTATTGACATCTATATTCAAGCCAATTCAGTGGCTGAGTCAATGGAGCTTGCCAGAAATACCTTGGGCGAATACAGCCTAAAAAATGAATTACCAGCCTCAAGCTATGAACTCCCGCAAGCTTCTGGTGAGGACGACTTGGTGACCTTGATTGATGTTGATGTAAGAGCCTATAAGGCTAAGTATGACACAAGGCCAGTCAAGAAAACGGTCAATATTCCCAAATACCTGAATGATTTGGGAATGGAGAGGAAACTTAATTTTTCAGACCTATTAAAAAGGGCTCTGATTGATGAGTTAAGACTTTAG
- a CDS encoding alpha/beta hydrolase produces the protein MKNIKKIAVFLTISSILVLVVYGALSYLKKPSYAYNPVPTFYFHGYSGTKNSTASMIAYAQKNYGATKVFTARVGSDGGVTLDGDWGADIDKPLIQVVLDDNTNADMDLLAVWYANVIDKVRREHAFDSYNTVAHSMGNSALQYLLLKEGANEDFPKLSKEVALAAPINGVIGLDDQLHENYLEANGYPKIISGNYAYYLDQINNFPKNQIDILNIYGNLDDGTDSDGSVTTVSAKSLKYLASKYAKSYQEVEIKGEDGQHSKLHENSQVDKMICSFLWQEKE, from the coding sequence ATGAAAAATATTAAAAAAATTGCTGTCTTCCTCACCATAAGTTCCATCCTTGTTCTAGTAGTTTACGGGGCTTTGTCTTATCTGAAAAAGCCATCCTATGCTTATAATCCCGTACCCACCTTTTACTTTCATGGCTACAGCGGGACTAAAAACTCAACTGCTTCGATGATTGCTTATGCCCAAAAGAACTACGGGGCTACCAAGGTGTTTACGGCTAGAGTGGGAAGTGATGGGGGTGTTACGCTTGATGGAGATTGGGGGGCTGATATTGATAAGCCTCTCATTCAGGTTGTTTTGGACGACAACACTAACGCTGACATGGATCTACTTGCGGTCTGGTATGCGAATGTTATTGACAAGGTGAGAAGGGAGCATGCCTTTGATAGCTATAATACGGTGGCCCATTCCATGGGGAATTCTGCCCTTCAGTACCTTCTTCTTAAGGAGGGAGCGAATGAAGATTTTCCCAAGCTTTCCAAGGAAGTTGCTCTTGCGGCTCCCATTAATGGGGTCATAGGACTTGATGACCAGCTGCACGAAAATTACCTTGAGGCAAATGGATATCCTAAGATTATTAGTGGTAATTATGCCTACTATCTTGATCAGATAAATAATTTTCCCAAAAATCAAATTGATATCTTAAATATTTACGGAAACTTGGATGATGGGACTGATTCCGATGGAAGTGTGACCACGGTTTCAGCAAAATCACTTAAGTACTTGGCCAGTAAATATGCCAAATCCTACCAAGAGGTGGAAATCAAGGGCGAAGACGGCCAGCACAGCAAGCTTCATGAAAACAGCCAGGTCGATAAGATGATTTGTTCTTTCTTGTGGCAGGAGAAGGAGTAA
- a CDS encoding nucleoside deaminase: MNDEFYMEKAIELSKLAVIHGNEPFGAVLVKDGEIVYTNENQIHTMHDPSFHGETGLIRRFCTETGIMDLSDYTMYSNCEPCFMCSGAMVWAKLGRLVYAASNIDLEHILGSQGCKCSEIVFENSFHKPQVTSSILREKSLEVLDSYFGNGVN; encoded by the coding sequence ATGAATGATGAATTTTATATGGAAAAGGCAATTGAACTTTCAAAACTTGCTGTTATCCACGGGAATGAACCGTTTGGAGCAGTATTAGTAAAGGACGGGGAGATTGTATATACAAATGAAAATCAGATACATACAATGCATGATCCGTCTTTTCACGGGGAAACTGGACTGATTAGGAGATTTTGTACAGAAACAGGCATCATGGACCTGTCTGATTACACCATGTATTCAAATTGTGAGCCTTGTTTTATGTGTAGTGGTGCTATGGTTTGGGCAAAACTTGGTAGGCTTGTTTATGCAGCCAGTAATATTGACCTTGAACATATTTTGGGAAGCCAAGGATGTAAATGCAGCGAGATTGTTTTTGAAAATTCATTCCACAAACCCCAAGTAACATCAAGTATCTTACGAGAAAAAAGCCTTGAAGTGCTAGATTCTTATTTTGGGAATGGAGTAAATTAA